The proteins below are encoded in one region of Fibrella aestuarina BUZ 2:
- a CDS encoding GNAT family N-acetyltransferase encodes MSTSEPTVTLNKDRQRFELIIDGKRSLVAYVQPDDHTLALTHTEVHPDLEGKGIGSRLVQQTLEYVEQHNLKIVPLCPFVAVYLKRHPEWNRVVSTDYSEADF; translated from the coding sequence ATGTCCACTTCTGAACCAACGGTCACGCTGAATAAAGACCGCCAACGCTTTGAGTTGATCATCGACGGAAAACGCTCGTTGGTTGCCTACGTTCAGCCCGACGATCACACGCTGGCGCTCACCCACACCGAAGTCCACCCCGATCTGGAAGGGAAAGGCATCGGTTCCCGGCTTGTGCAACAAACGCTCGAGTATGTCGAGCAACACAATCTGAAGATCGTGCCGCTTTGCCCCTTTGTAGCCGTTTACCTCAAGCGCCATCCCGAGTGGAACCGCGTCGTCTCGACCGACTACAGTGAAGCCGATTTCTGA
- a CDS encoding S8 family serine peptidase, whose translation MPTPIVRNYLLLPTTGLHFTAPEAGSALETAFARLTETVRLDDVLDGTESVGAVVMDSSSEGGPKLVQIADADLAQVRAQLPGVRIVPEVFYYPQVQREKILQPFRVMQGQPRVGVRIKLTDAKTGSPLAGVAVIAFTNFAQRQGEQGTTNAQGVVSFKNIGGKKIEQLFGYPKAGYWSLWRKNLTLTNDQVFTLQPLKLDYIDAKQFFYPSAQTDLTVGKGVRVGIIDTGSGPHPDLVLTGGACTVTGESPTDYADVDEHGSHVAGIVGARGTSPTGVRGAAPGVELRAYRVFGKNSDGASNFAIVKAIELAVADGCDLINMSLGGGPADDATKDAITFARSKGTLCFVATGNDDRSPVSFPASFSLSLAVGAMGRKGTVPANTTDVPYAVAPFGTDKKNFVAGFSNIGPEVDFIAPGVGIISTVPGGYAPLSGTSMACPLATGIAARLLATQPDILAIPRTDARANAMLTFLQSKVQSLGFGPTFEGTGQFVG comes from the coding sequence ATGCCTACCCCGATCGTGCGTAATTACCTGTTACTGCCCACTACCGGTCTCCACTTCACGGCTCCCGAAGCCGGCAGTGCACTGGAGACCGCTTTTGCCCGGCTCACTGAAACGGTCCGGCTCGACGACGTACTCGACGGTACAGAATCCGTTGGGGCGGTAGTGATGGACTCCAGCAGTGAGGGCGGGCCGAAACTCGTGCAGATTGCCGACGCCGATCTGGCGCAGGTACGGGCTCAACTGCCGGGCGTTCGCATTGTGCCGGAAGTGTTCTACTACCCGCAGGTGCAGCGCGAGAAAATCCTGCAGCCATTCCGGGTCATGCAGGGCCAACCCCGCGTGGGTGTGCGCATCAAACTGACCGATGCCAAAACGGGTAGCCCGCTAGCGGGTGTGGCGGTCATTGCCTTCACCAATTTTGCGCAGCGGCAAGGCGAGCAGGGGACGACCAACGCGCAGGGGGTGGTCTCGTTCAAAAATATAGGCGGCAAGAAAATCGAGCAGCTCTTTGGCTACCCCAAAGCCGGTTACTGGAGTCTGTGGCGGAAGAACCTGACGCTCACCAACGATCAGGTCTTTACGCTGCAACCGCTCAAACTCGACTACATCGACGCCAAGCAGTTTTTCTATCCGTCGGCGCAAACCGACCTGACCGTCGGAAAAGGCGTACGCGTCGGGATTATCGACACCGGATCGGGGCCGCATCCCGACCTGGTCCTGACGGGCGGGGCCTGTACTGTCACCGGCGAAAGCCCCACCGACTACGCCGACGTTGACGAACATGGCTCGCACGTAGCGGGTATCGTGGGCGCGCGGGGTACGTCGCCGACGGGGGTGCGCGGTGCCGCGCCGGGCGTGGAACTACGGGCGTACCGCGTATTTGGCAAGAACTCGGATGGCGCGTCGAACTTCGCGATCGTGAAGGCCATCGAACTGGCCGTGGCCGATGGCTGCGACCTCATTAACATGAGCCTCGGCGGTGGGCCAGCCGACGACGCGACCAAAGACGCCATCACGTTCGCCCGCAGCAAAGGCACACTCTGCTTCGTGGCGACGGGCAACGACGACCGGTCGCCGGTGAGCTTTCCGGCATCGTTTTCGTTGTCCTTGGCGGTAGGGGCGATGGGTCGAAAAGGCACCGTACCCGCCAACACCACCGACGTACCGTATGCCGTAGCGCCGTTTGGCACCGACAAGAAGAACTTTGTGGCGGGGTTCTCCAACATTGGCCCCGAAGTCGACTTCATTGCCCCCGGCGTTGGCATTATTTCGACCGTACCCGGTGGCTACGCGCCGCTAAGTGGCACGTCGATGGCCTGCCCGCTGGCTACGGGGATAGCGGCGCGCCTGTTGGCCACCCAACCCGACATTCTGGCG